The genomic interval GTTTTGATCAGTTCATTGTAAGAGGCAGGTTTGTCATAAAATTCACCCACAACAAGCAGTTTGATCCCTTGTTCTTTTATTTTTTCCTCCCCCAACGCTTTGATGAGCTGATCGAGTCCTTTATATTTTCTTACAATGCCAAAAAACAGGATGTATTTTCCTTCTTTTTCCAAATTCAGGTAGTTTCTGGCTTCGTTTTTTTCAATTTGCTCTCCGAGGTTATCATTAATGGGATGCGGAAAGTAAACTGCCGGTTTGTTCGTGAAAAGTTTAAGTTCTTCTTTTACAGTTGACGATAAGGTGATAAAACTCTGACATGCACCGAGGAAGTACCGGGTCAGCCATTTGTCGCCCGTTCTTTTTTCATGGGGTATGATGTTGTCGGTCATGCCAATAATCCGGGTGCGTTTTTTTGTTAGCCGTGCAATTGTCCCCAGGCACGGAGCCATGAATGGGATCCAGTATCTGACTATTAAAAGATCGGGAGCCATCCGGTTTATATTGAGGGCAGTTTGAATCCAGTTGAGGGGGTTGATGGAATTGATTCTTTCTTCTATCCTTATATTTTCCGGACGCGGATCGGCAGAATATTGGGTTTTTCCCGGAAAGAACACTTCCGGGTACTGCAGGGTATATGTATAAATAAGGGTTTCATGGCCTTTATGCTGTAAGGTTCGGCACAAGGATTCATTTGTATCTGCAATTCCTCCTCTGAAGGGGTGAGCCGGTCCGATAATCACAATCTTCATAAATAAGTATTTAAAGCTTGGCATTCACTGCGGACAAAAATACAAATTTTATAAGGCGGGAAGGTCTTGTCAGTTAACCTGCATTATTCATAAATTTTTACAAATATGAATAAAATGCAGGTTAACCCCGACTTAGGTGAACTTAAATTTTTGAAAAAAATTTTAGTGAACTTAGTCGCTGTCGGAGACAGGAATAATTCTTGAATTATTCGGGTTAAAATGTACTACAGGCATTCTTATAAAAAATCATTAGCTTTGGGGCTCTGTCAAAACATAAAGCAATCATTTCCAATGGGTAGAAGAGCAGTATTTTTGGACCGCGACGGGGTCATCAATGAGGAAAAAAACTTTGTGCTTTCACCGCATCAAATCGAGCTTTACCCTTTTTCTGGCGAAGCGGTAAAAAAGCTTAATCAAGCTGGTTATCCGGTTATTGTGGTAACCAACCAGTCGGCTGTGGCCAGAAATTATATTACAATAGAACAATTGAATGCCATTCATAATGCACTGATAGATAAGCTAAAAAGCGAAGGGGCTTACCTCGACGGGATCTACTTTTGTCCTCACAAGGGTGAGCTTGATGAGGAAGTGGGAAATAAGGAATACATTCATGATTGTGAATGCCGTAAACCCAAGCCTGGTATGATTTTCCGGGCAGCAGAAGATTTTAACATTGATTTGAAGCGTTCTTATCTTATCGGTGATAGTGAACGGGATATCATAGCAGGTAAGCGTGCTGAATGCATAACTATAGGAGTAAGGACCGGTAAAGGCCTTAATGGTATGAAGGAATCCCCCGATTATATATTCAATGACCTTCAGGAAGCTGTAGACTTTATCCTGGGCTTGTCGGAACAAAGGTAGAACAGATCACTTTTCGAATACCAGCCGGAGCATTTCGCGATAAACGGTCTCCCAGCCTTTCCAGTGCCCATGATCGCTTAAAGCCTCGTTATGCCAAATGGTAATAAAAGTGCCGTTAACGTGCTTAATTTTTTCTATTAGATCTTCAATGACAGATATGGCCGCAGTAACATTGTATTTTTTGTGCTGGTTCAGCGTAATGTCCATTACCTGGAAAGGATAAACGGTAAGGGACGTTTCTTCTTCATTGTCTAAATCATAATAATGGAACGGTGTACAGGTTCCTGCCCTGAAGCCGATATCGGTACTGTATCCCATGGTGTAATCTTCTTGAATACCGGCATTGATAAGGTTTCTGTACGTTTCGTTGAAATGAATTCGCAGGTAATGCTGCCGGCTTCTTATCACCTCTTTATTAATGATTTGCTTCAGCTCTTCAACTTCCCATTGCAGCAGGTCCGGATCCCTGAAAGCCTTATATGAGGGATGGATACCTATTTCTGACCGTTCGGATATGTTTTTGATTAATTTGCGGTAGGCTGTTTTATCGATTGATACATTGTTGTCGAATTTACCGCTATTCCCCACCAAAAAAAACCATATGGGCGTCAGTCCGTACTTTTGATGGGTATCAAAGAAGATATCGTATGTATCATAAGGATCTTTTTTGCCTGCAAGCGTCTGATACCTTCGGATGTTGTCCTGAATGTTCAGATTGAATATTGACCTGAGTGTTGCCCCGAGTGTTCGGCTGATTCCTTTGAACAGAAAGGCATAGGCGTTATCAACATCAATGGTGGGGATGTATTGAAATGTTCTTGAAGAATATTCAAATTCAGGAAAATGCCTCCCGATTATATCGCCCAACATATAGGCCCATTGATCTACGATGGGTTCCTGGAGAAAACTGCTGGTATATGCCAGGCTTTGTTTGGCTTCAAAGCGACCGTGCTCGTCGGATGAAAAGGGAAGATATTCTTCATATCTGGATACCAGGAAAAAAGAAGCTGCAAATATATCAAATGGTATGGAGGAATGATCATTGGTCTGGAAAAATATCTTTATAGTATCCCACTGAGTAACAAATATTTCTTGTTCTTTAATTTTTTTCTCAAATAAAAGGTTG from Bacteroidales bacterium carries:
- a CDS encoding glycosyltransferase → MKIVIIGPAHPFRGGIADTNESLCRTLQHKGHETLIYTYTLQYPEVFFPGKTQYSADPRPENIRIEERINSINPLNWIQTALNINRMAPDLLIVRYWIPFMAPCLGTIARLTKKRTRIIGMTDNIIPHEKRTGDKWLTRYFLGACQSFITLSSTVKEELKLFTNKPAVYFPHPINDNLGEQIEKNEARNYLNLEKEGKYILFFGIVRKYKGLDQLIKALGEEKIKEQGIKLLVVGEFYDKPASYNELIKTHGLSEHVIIINKFIPGAHIKYYFCAADLVAQTYHTASQSGITQIAYHFDRPMLVTNVGGLSENVPHKKVGYVVDKDPQAISEAINDFFQNNRESEFLPYIREEKKKYTWEAFVDKLTELCEQL
- a CDS encoding HAD family hydrolase; translated protein: MGRRAVFLDRDGVINEEKNFVLSPHQIELYPFSGEAVKKLNQAGYPVIVVTNQSAVARNYITIEQLNAIHNALIDKLKSEGAYLDGIYFCPHKGELDEEVGNKEYIHDCECRKPKPGMIFRAAEDFNIDLKRSYLIGDSERDIIAGKRAECITIGVRTGKGLNGMKESPDYIFNDLQEAVDFILGLSEQR
- a CDS encoding polysaccharide deacetylase family protein gives rise to the protein MTDNEAEFSNHEGPAINYSAKKLGNRLIITPTNLLFEKKIKEQEIFVTQWDTIKIFFQTNDHSSIPFDIFAASFFLVSRYEEYLPFSSDEHGRFEAKQSLAYTSSFLQEPIVDQWAYMLGDIIGRHFPEFEYSSRTFQYIPTIDVDNAYAFLFKGISRTLGATLRSIFNLNIQDNIRRYQTLAGKKDPYDTYDIFFDTHQKYGLTPIWFFLVGNSGKFDNNVSIDKTAYRKLIKNISERSEIGIHPSYKAFRDPDLLQWEVEELKQIINKEVIRSRQHYLRIHFNETYRNLINAGIQEDYTMGYSTDIGFRAGTCTPFHYYDLDNEEETSLTVYPFQVMDITLNQHKKYNVTAAISVIEDLIEKIKHVNGTFITIWHNEALSDHGHWKGWETVYREMLRLVFEK